A single region of the Pseudomonas granadensis genome encodes:
- a CDS encoding LysR family transcriptional regulator: MTLTQLEIFSLVAELRGFTLAAHRLGISQSAVSHAMKSLEQELGVELLRRHQSQVELSTIGEQLLLRARAMLGLANTLRQEAADARGMKSGTLRIGSFGPTSSIKLLPAILRRYREAHPGIEVHVDEGPDRQVIQWLEERRIDIGFVVLPEERFDTFTLIEDQMVALLPPDHPLARHPALSLKDLCEAPFVLTEAGSSELVSRLFMAARLQPNIRYRCAQLLSTLDLVSRGDAITIVAEGSLPQTQDSAFVKKPLLPAVKRQVGLAVLDRRQASPATLAFIEMATRIHHR, from the coding sequence ATGACCCTTACGCAACTGGAAATCTTCTCGCTGGTCGCCGAACTGCGCGGTTTTACCTTGGCCGCCCATCGCTTGGGGATTTCCCAGTCGGCGGTGTCCCACGCGATGAAATCACTGGAACAGGAACTTGGCGTGGAACTGCTGCGCCGGCATCAGTCGCAAGTAGAGCTCAGTACCATCGGTGAACAATTGCTGCTGCGCGCCCGTGCGATGCTCGGTCTGGCCAATACATTGCGTCAGGAAGCCGCCGATGCGCGAGGGATGAAAAGCGGCACCTTGCGCATCGGCTCGTTCGGGCCGACCTCGTCGATCAAGCTGCTACCGGCCATTCTGCGGCGCTATCGAGAAGCCCATCCGGGCATCGAAGTGCACGTTGATGAAGGACCGGATCGTCAAGTGATTCAATGGCTGGAGGAGCGACGCATCGACATCGGCTTCGTGGTATTGCCAGAGGAGCGCTTCGACACATTCACTTTGATCGAAGACCAGATGGTCGCCCTGCTGCCGCCCGATCACCCGTTGGCAAGGCACCCGGCGTTAAGCCTGAAAGATTTGTGCGAGGCGCCATTCGTGCTCACCGAGGCCGGCTCTTCGGAACTGGTGTCGCGACTGTTCATGGCCGCACGCCTGCAACCGAATATCCGCTACCGCTGTGCGCAACTGCTCAGTACGCTCGATCTGGTCAGCCGTGGCGACGCCATCACCATCGTCGCCGAAGGCTCATTGCCACAAACGCAAGACAGCGCTTTCGTGAAGAAGCCATTGTTGCCTGCGGTCAAGCGTCAGGTCGGACTCGCCGTTCTTGATCGCCGCCAGGCATCACCCGCCACGCTGGCGTTTATCGAAATGGCGACGCGGATCCATCATCGCTGA
- a CDS encoding sugar diacid recognition domain-containing protein: MFELDHDLAQDIVDRAMAILPYNVNVMDSQGLILGSGEPERINTRHEGAQLVLANGRVVEIDTQTAVHLKGVQPGINLPLLLDQRLIGVLGITGDPEQLRTYAELVRMTAEMLVGQRNQQAEQQWRRQRCDDLLALLLSEAGDSPRLVDEAQQLGLKPQLTRVPHLFELGAEHGPGQTVEALSAWLMSRYPDSWCVSSAQSSLLWCRPASQHIEHERLLEKLDGLGWKILRIAVGGQADGLAGLRRCYRRVGDLLAYGREVLPHSRVLTLNRYRLPVMLWRHRNDDALDELLKPLRKVIAKDNNGQLLATLRIWCEHDGQSQACAEALGIHRNSLRYRMERIAELSGVDPLRLDGMLALYLGVQLLPQTDPN, encoded by the coding sequence ATGTTCGAACTTGACCACGACCTCGCCCAGGACATCGTCGACCGGGCGATGGCCATTTTGCCTTACAACGTCAACGTCATGGACAGCCAGGGGCTGATCCTCGGCAGCGGCGAACCAGAGCGCATCAACACTCGCCACGAGGGGGCGCAATTGGTGTTGGCCAATGGCCGCGTGGTCGAAATCGATACGCAGACAGCGGTGCATCTCAAGGGCGTGCAACCGGGCATCAACCTGCCACTGCTGCTCGATCAGCGTTTGATCGGCGTACTTGGCATCACCGGCGACCCCGAACAACTGCGCACCTATGCCGAACTGGTGCGCATGACCGCAGAAATGCTGGTTGGCCAGCGCAACCAGCAGGCCGAGCAGCAATGGCGACGCCAGCGTTGTGATGATCTGCTGGCGCTGTTGCTGAGCGAAGCGGGTGATTCGCCGCGGCTGGTCGACGAGGCGCAGCAACTGGGGCTCAAGCCGCAACTGACGCGGGTGCCTCATCTGTTCGAACTGGGTGCTGAGCACGGTCCGGGGCAAACCGTTGAGGCGTTGAGTGCCTGGCTGATGTCGCGTTACCCGGACAGCTGGTGCGTAAGCTCGGCGCAGTCATCGCTGCTGTGGTGTCGCCCGGCGAGTCAGCACATCGAGCACGAGCGCTTGCTGGAAAAACTCGATGGCCTCGGCTGGAAGATCCTGCGCATTGCCGTAGGCGGGCAGGCCGACGGGCTGGCCGGGCTGCGCCGTTGTTATCGGCGGGTCGGCGATTTGCTCGCCTACGGGCGCGAGGTCTTGCCGCATTCGCGCGTGCTGACGCTCAACCGTTATCGTTTGCCGGTGATGCTCTGGCGCCATCGTAACGATGACGCGCTGGACGAACTGCTCAAACCGCTGCGCAAGGTGATCGCCAAGGACAACAACGGTCAGTTGCTGGCAACGCTGCGCATCTGGTGCGAACACGACGGCCAGAGTCAGGCCTGTGCCGAGGCCTTGGGCATTCATCGCAACAGCCTGCGTTACCGGATGGAGCGGATTGCCGAGCTGAGCGGGGTCGATCCGCTCAGGCTGGACGGGATGTTGGCGCTATATCTGGGGGTGCAGCTGTTGCCGCAGACGGATCCGAATTGA
- a CDS encoding aldo/keto reductase, whose product MSYRTLGHSGLQVSTLTLGTMMFGEQTSAEDSLRIIDKAWDQGVNFIDTADVYTNGRSEEIVGEAIVRHRHEWVLATKVGFGPVDGVPNRSGLSRKHIFNGLEASLTRLGTDYVDIYYLHREDHNTPLDVSVSAIGDLIRQGKIRYWGLSNYRGWRIAEVIRVADKLGVDRPVVSQPLYNIVNRQAEIEQITAAQTYGLGVVPYSPLARGVLSGKYAPDVQPDVNSRAGRQDKRILETEWRVESLRIAQQIQQYTEQRGVGMVEFAIAWVLNNSAVTSAIVGPRTEAQWDAYTQAQAVKISAEDEAFIDSLVTPGHASTPGFNDVSHFVSGRKPHQA is encoded by the coding sequence ATGAGCTACCGCACACTCGGCCACTCCGGGCTGCAGGTCTCCACCTTGACGCTCGGCACAATGATGTTCGGCGAACAGACCAGCGCCGAAGATTCGCTGCGCATCATCGACAAGGCCTGGGACCAAGGCGTCAACTTCATCGACACCGCCGACGTCTACACCAACGGCCGTTCCGAAGAGATCGTGGGTGAGGCGATCGTCCGGCATCGGCACGAATGGGTGCTGGCCACCAAGGTCGGCTTCGGCCCGGTCGACGGCGTGCCAAACCGCAGCGGTTTAAGCCGCAAACACATCTTCAACGGTCTCGAAGCCAGCCTCACTCGGCTCGGCACTGACTACGTCGACATCTATTACCTGCACCGCGAAGACCACAACACGCCGCTTGACGTGAGCGTTTCGGCGATTGGCGATCTGATTCGCCAAGGCAAGATCCGCTATTGGGGGCTGTCGAACTATCGCGGTTGGCGGATCGCCGAGGTGATTCGTGTTGCAGACAAGCTCGGCGTTGACCGCCCGGTGGTCAGCCAGCCGCTGTACAACATCGTCAACCGTCAGGCCGAGATCGAGCAGATCACCGCTGCGCAAACCTATGGCCTCGGCGTGGTGCCTTACAGTCCGCTGGCCCGTGGCGTGCTCAGCGGCAAGTACGCGCCGGATGTGCAACCGGACGTCAACAGCCGCGCCGGGCGCCAGGACAAGCGCATTCTGGAAACCGAGTGGCGCGTCGAGTCGTTGCGCATTGCCCAGCAGATTCAGCAGTACACCGAGCAGCGTGGGGTCGGCATGGTCGAGTTTGCGATTGCCTGGGTGCTGAACAACAGCGCCGTGACCTCGGCCATTGTCGGGCCGCGGACCGAGGCGCAGTGGGATGCCTATACCCAGGCGCAGGCGGTGAAAATCAGCGCCGAGGATGAGGCGTTCATCGATTCACTGGTCACACCGGGGCATGCTTCGACACCGGGTTTCAACGATGTCAGCCATTTCGTCTCTGGGCGCAAACCACATCAGGCATAA
- a CDS encoding DMT family transporter gives MHNPGKTSSDVPVYLTLAGVTMIWGGTFVAGRFLGSSLNPVFAASLRFLLASLALLGFLWLTRIALVRPTARQWLRLALLGFFGIFFYNLCFFYGLQYINASRASLIVALNPAVIGLASWWLFKERLGSMKTAGIVICIVGAALVIVSRNPQLLAATPDAWMGDLLILGCVLGWGVYSLFSRELNQSLGPVQTVTYSVLIGTLMLCLLAAARGELSWTALNDLGAPQWLSLAYLGVLGSALAYIGYYHGIRKIGATRSGVFIALNPLTAVIFGALLLGEHLTPTMYVGGALILGGIYLCNKPLATDAKKRIS, from the coding sequence ATGCACAACCCTGGAAAAACATCATCCGACGTTCCGGTTTATCTGACCCTCGCCGGGGTAACGATGATCTGGGGCGGCACATTCGTCGCCGGCCGGTTTCTGGGCAGCAGTCTGAATCCGGTGTTCGCGGCCAGCCTGCGCTTTTTGCTGGCCAGCCTGGCCTTGCTGGGCTTTTTATGGCTGACGCGAATTGCGCTTGTCCGCCCGACTGCCCGCCAGTGGTTGCGCTTGGCACTGTTGGGGTTCTTCGGGATTTTCTTTTACAACCTGTGCTTCTTCTATGGCCTGCAATACATCAACGCGTCGCGCGCTTCGTTGATCGTCGCGCTGAACCCGGCGGTAATCGGTCTTGCTTCGTGGTGGTTGTTCAAGGAGCGCCTGGGCTCAATGAAAACCGCAGGTATCGTGATCTGCATCGTCGGCGCCGCATTGGTGATCGTCAGCCGTAATCCGCAATTACTGGCGGCGACGCCCGACGCATGGATGGGCGATTTATTGATCTTGGGGTGCGTGCTGGGCTGGGGTGTTTATTCATTGTTTTCCCGTGAACTGAACCAGTCGTTGGGACCGGTGCAGACGGTGACGTACTCAGTCCTGATCGGGACGCTGATGTTATGCCTGTTGGCGGCAGCGCGCGGCGAACTGAGCTGGACGGCACTGAATGATCTGGGCGCGCCGCAATGGCTGAGCCTTGCCTACCTTGGTGTGCTCGGTTCAGCGCTGGCATACATCGGTTATTACCACGGCATCCGCAAGATCGGCGCGACGCGCAGTGGCGTGTTCATCGCGCTCAACCCGCTGACGGCGGTGATCTTCGGCGCGCTGCTGCTGGGCGAACACCTGACGCCGACCATGTACGTGGGCGGTGCGCTGATCCTCGGCGGCATCTACCTGTGCAACAAACCCCTTGCGACAGATGCAAAAAAGCGGATTTCATAG
- a CDS encoding MFS transporter, translating into MSQSAAATQTIDADGKNAVYKRITLRLIPFIFICYLFNYLDRVNVGFAKLQMLDALKFSETVYGLGAGIFFIGYVLCGVPSNLALTRFGPRRWIALMMITWGTLSTCLLFVTTPTEFYTLRLFTGAAEAGFFPGVVLYLSQWFPTFRRGRIMALFMSAIPVSGLLGSPFSGWILNHFAAGQGGLAGWQWMFLLQGIPTVILGALAWFLLSDSFANAKWLTPHERAVLEADQAEDLANKPKSTSDSLLAVFKNPAIWAFGLIYFCIQSGVYAINFWLPSIIKNLGFSDNLVIGWLSAIPYLLAAVFMLVVGRSADLRKERRWHLVVPMLMGAIGLLIAVNFAANPAIAILGLTIATMGALTGLPMFWPVPTAMLSAGAAAGGLALINSMGQMAGFLSPYLVGWVKDSTGSTDAALYLLAAVIVGGSLLALRMTRTLRA; encoded by the coding sequence ATGTCGCAGAGCGCCGCAGCTACCCAGACCATCGACGCCGACGGTAAAAACGCCGTCTACAAACGCATCACCCTGCGTTTGATCCCCTTCATCTTTATCTGCTACCTGTTCAACTACCTCGACCGGGTCAACGTTGGATTCGCCAAACTGCAGATGCTCGACGCGCTGAAGTTCAGCGAAACCGTATACGGCCTCGGTGCCGGAATCTTCTTCATCGGCTACGTGCTGTGCGGCGTGCCGAGTAACCTGGCCCTGACCAGATTCGGTCCACGGCGCTGGATCGCGCTGATGATGATCACCTGGGGCACGCTGTCGACCTGCCTGCTGTTCGTCACCACGCCGACGGAGTTCTACACTCTGCGGCTGTTCACCGGCGCGGCCGAGGCCGGGTTCTTTCCCGGTGTGGTGCTGTACCTCTCGCAATGGTTCCCGACGTTCCGCCGCGGCCGGATCATGGCGCTGTTCATGTCGGCGATTCCGGTATCGGGTCTGCTCGGCAGCCCGTTTTCCGGCTGGATTCTCAATCACTTCGCCGCCGGCCAGGGCGGTCTCGCCGGCTGGCAGTGGATGTTCCTGCTGCAAGGCATTCCGACGGTCATCCTCGGCGCCCTCGCCTGGTTCCTGCTCAGCGACAGCTTCGCCAACGCCAAATGGCTGACCCCGCACGAGCGCGCGGTGCTTGAGGCAGATCAGGCCGAAGACCTGGCGAACAAACCAAAATCCACCTCCGACTCGCTGCTGGCCGTGTTCAAGAACCCGGCGATCTGGGCGTTCGGCCTGATCTACTTCTGCATCCAGAGCGGCGTTTACGCGATCAACTTCTGGCTGCCGTCGATCATCAAGAATCTGGGTTTCAGCGATAACCTGGTGATCGGCTGGTTGAGCGCGATTCCCTATCTGCTGGCGGCGGTGTTCATGCTGGTTGTCGGTCGCTCGGCCGACCTGCGCAAGGAACGCCGCTGGCATCTGGTGGTGCCGATGCTGATGGGCGCGATTGGTTTGCTGATCGCCGTGAACTTCGCGGCGAATCCGGCAATTGCGATTCTCGGTTTGACCATCGCCACCATGGGTGCGCTGACCGGGTTGCCGATGTTCTGGCCCGTACCGACCGCGATGTTGAGCGCCGGCGCAGCGGCGGGTGGTCTGGCGTTGATCAACTCGATGGGACAGATGGCCGGGTTCTTGAGCCCGTATCTGGTGGGTTGGGTCAAGGACAGCACGGGCTCGACGGATGCGGCGCTGTATCTGCTCGCGGCGGTGATTGTCGGCGGGAGCTTGTTGGCGTTGCGGATGACGCGGACGTTGCGGGCTTAG
- the rarD gene encoding EamA family transporter RarD, giving the protein MAKGIALSVSASVLFAVMYYYTSLLTPLSGVEIFGWRMLLTVPCMTVFMLVSGEWRRVIELVRLMAARPKLIGGLIISAALLGVQLWLFMWAPLNDYSLDVSLGYFLLPLAMVLTGRIAYGESLSYLQKIAVFFASLGVLNELYQVGGFSWATLVVVVGYPLYFVLRKYLQTDNLGGLWVDMTLMLPVAWWFVQGGEQGLGVFDQYPGLLWLIPLLGLISASALVVYIIASRLLPFSLFGLLSYVEPVLLLGVALLLGESIKSGEWLTYIPIWVAVVVLVFEGFKHLMRQSRP; this is encoded by the coding sequence TTGGCTAAAGGTATCGCTCTATCGGTTTCGGCCTCCGTGCTGTTTGCCGTCATGTATTACTACACTTCGTTGCTCACACCGTTGAGCGGTGTGGAGATCTTTGGCTGGCGGATGCTGCTGACCGTGCCGTGCATGACCGTGTTCATGCTGGTTTCCGGGGAATGGCGGCGGGTTATCGAGCTGGTGCGGCTGATGGCAGCCAGGCCGAAATTGATCGGCGGCTTGATCATCTCGGCCGCGTTGCTCGGCGTGCAGCTGTGGCTGTTCATGTGGGCGCCGCTGAACGACTACAGCCTCGATGTCTCGCTGGGTTATTTCCTGCTGCCGCTCGCGATGGTGCTGACCGGGCGGATTGCCTACGGCGAGAGCCTGTCGTATCTGCAAAAGATCGCGGTGTTTTTTGCCAGCCTCGGCGTGCTGAACGAGCTGTATCAGGTGGGCGGTTTTTCCTGGGCAACCCTGGTGGTCGTGGTCGGCTATCCGTTGTACTTCGTACTGCGCAAATACCTTCAGACCGACAACCTCGGTGGCTTGTGGGTCGACATGACCTTGATGCTCCCGGTCGCCTGGTGGTTCGTGCAGGGCGGCGAGCAAGGCTTGGGCGTGTTTGACCAATACCCCGGGTTGCTCTGGCTGATTCCGCTGCTCGGCCTGATCAGTGCCTCAGCGTTGGTGGTGTACATCATCGCCAGCCGCTTGCTGCCGTTCAGTCTGTTTGGGTTGTTGAGTTATGTTGAGCCGGTGCTGCTGCTCGGCGTGGCGCTGTTGCTCGGTGAAAGCATCAAGTCCGGGGAATGGCTGACCTATATCCCGATCTGGGTGGCGGTGGTGGTGCTGGTTTTCGAAGGCTTCAAGCACCTCATGCGACAAAGCCGCCCATAA
- the hppD gene encoding 4-hydroxyphenylpyruvate dioxygenase: protein MADLYENPMGLMGFEFIEFASPTPGTLEPIFEIMGFTKVATHRSKNVHLYRQGAINLILNNEPNSVASYFAAEHGPSVCGMAFRVKDSQKAYSRALELGAQPIHIETGPMELNLPAIKGIGGAPLYLIDRFGEGSSIYDIDFVFIDGVDRNPVGAGLKIIDHLTHNVYRGRMAYWASFYEKLFNFREIRYFDIKGEYTGLTSKAMTAPDGMIRIPLNEESSKGAGQIEEFLMQFNGEGIQHVAFLTDDLIKTWDQLKKIGMRFMTAPPDTYYEMLEGRLPNHGEPVDQLQSRGILLDGASEQGDKRLLLQIFSETLMGPVFFEFIQRKGDDGFGEGNFKALFESIERDQVRRGVLTTE, encoded by the coding sequence ATGGCAGATTTATACGAAAACCCAATGGGCCTGATGGGCTTTGAGTTCATCGAGTTCGCATCGCCGACTCCTGGCACGCTGGAGCCGATCTTCGAGATCATGGGCTTCACCAAAGTCGCCACCCACCGTTCCAAGAACGTGCACCTGTACCGTCAGGGCGCGATCAACCTGATCCTCAACAACGAACCGAACAGCGTCGCCTCGTACTTCGCCGCCGAACATGGTCCGTCCGTTTGCGGCATGGCATTCCGCGTCAAGGATTCGCAAAAGGCCTACAGCCGCGCACTGGAACTCGGCGCACAGCCGATTCACATCGAAACCGGTCCGATGGAGCTGAACCTGCCGGCGATCAAAGGCATTGGCGGTGCGCCGCTGTACCTGATCGACCGTTTCGGCGAAGGCAGTTCGATCTATGACATCGACTTCGTGTTCATCGACGGCGTAGACCGCAACCCCGTCGGTGCCGGCCTGAAGATCATCGATCACCTGACCCATAACGTTTATCGCGGTCGTATGGCCTATTGGGCAAGCTTCTACGAGAAGCTGTTCAACTTCCGTGAAATTCGCTACTTCGACATCAAGGGCGAATACACCGGCCTGACCTCCAAAGCGATGACCGCACCGGACGGCATGATCCGCATCCCGTTGAACGAAGAATCGTCCAAGGGCGCCGGGCAGATCGAAGAGTTCCTGATGCAGTTCAACGGTGAGGGCATCCAGCACGTCGCGTTCCTCACGGACGATCTGATCAAGACCTGGGACCAGTTGAAGAAGATCGGCATGCGCTTCATGACGGCACCGCCGGACACCTACTACGAAATGCTCGAAGGGCGTCTGCCGAACCACGGCGAGCCGGTCGACCAACTGCAATCGCGCGGTATCCTCCTCGATGGCGCATCGGAGCAGGGCGACAAGCGTCTGCTGCTGCAGATCTTCTCGGAAACCCTGATGGGCCCGGTGTTCTTCGAGTTCATTCAGCGCAAAGGCGACGATGGTTTCGGTGAGGGCAACTTCAAGGCACTGTTCGAGTCGATCGAGCGCGACCAGGTGCGTCGTGGTGTGCTGACGACCGAGTAA
- a CDS encoding acyltransferase family protein, with translation MFDRSVEAPAKPALLENPGDHHDPHSQLHAEKTATTIGRKPSIEYRADIDGLRAIAVLLVLIFHGGLALFPSGYIGVDIFFVISGYLTTSIIMTSLDKGSFSFSGFYTRRIWRLQPAIIALLIATLLITTLLYLPSDYVDFLKSEKYTSLLISNQYFSKVTSGYATPDAASLPLLHTWSLAIEWQWYLALPLGLWLLNRYVAKRVFKATVLGLTLAAMALALYLSYAYPDRNYYFFTARIFELMIGSCAVIFSSETFRLKRLNASLICALALATLFYCATREDILSGFPGYHAIAVCLATAVLLFRGIGDASVTSKLLAFRPLVFIGTLSYSLYVWHWPILAVTSYLGIALTPLVQLVYFGATFVIGYLSFVLIENRFRKARAGFGKTLIGLMIVPAIALSLLHSAGDRNEGWPNRFNQGSNNLFNGLKASVPANREACLGVSDGTDPGCIMGAAQARPQVLLMGDSYSNHYWGFIETLAKDAGLAVLAQGYPACLALPNIYLYNWYKAKNALYQKCHNAAQRYYEMIANDHFRYVIIGQFWEAYLTDAIVTRLEDPRSVELSQQRLGVALRQALDIIVKSGATPVFLMNTLPMPTGINECLLKQVKLRGLLGSAEQSNQCASVPWSNDEDPTLARLFSELQGEYPSLIVIDPKSLQCKDGACATTVDGLPVYRDLGHMTDYASYRFGEMYLKRFGNPLKGAQ, from the coding sequence ATGTTCGATCGCTCCGTCGAGGCCCCCGCGAAGCCTGCTCTGCTGGAAAACCCCGGCGACCATCACGATCCGCATTCACAGCTTCACGCCGAAAAGACGGCAACGACCATCGGGCGCAAACCCTCGATTGAGTACCGCGCCGATATCGACGGCCTGCGCGCCATCGCCGTGCTGCTGGTGTTGATCTTCCACGGCGGCCTGGCGTTGTTTCCGTCGGGATACATCGGCGTCGACATCTTCTTTGTGATTTCCGGGTACCTGACCACCTCGATCATCATGACCTCGCTGGACAAGGGCTCTTTCAGCTTCAGCGGCTTTTACACGCGGCGGATCTGGCGCCTGCAACCGGCGATAATCGCCCTGCTGATCGCAACGTTGCTGATCACCACGCTGTTGTATCTGCCCAGCGACTACGTCGACTTTCTCAAAAGTGAAAAATACACCTCGCTGCTGATTTCAAATCAGTACTTTTCCAAAGTGACCAGCGGCTACGCGACGCCGGATGCGGCAAGTCTGCCGTTGCTGCACACCTGGTCTTTGGCCATCGAATGGCAATGGTATCTGGCCTTGCCACTGGGCCTCTGGCTGCTCAACCGTTACGTAGCAAAAAGAGTTTTCAAAGCCACGGTGCTGGGTCTGACCCTCGCGGCAATGGCACTGGCGTTGTACCTGTCGTACGCCTATCCCGATCGAAACTATTACTTCTTCACCGCACGCATCTTTGAATTGATGATCGGTTCCTGCGCAGTCATTTTCAGCAGCGAGACGTTCCGGCTCAAGCGCCTGAACGCTTCGCTGATCTGTGCGCTGGCGTTGGCGACGCTGTTCTACTGCGCGACGCGCGAAGATATCTTGTCGGGTTTTCCCGGCTACCACGCCATCGCCGTGTGCCTGGCCACGGCCGTGCTGCTGTTTCGCGGCATCGGAGATGCCAGCGTGACCTCGAAATTACTGGCGTTCCGGCCGCTGGTGTTTATCGGCACGCTCTCCTATTCACTGTACGTGTGGCACTGGCCGATTCTCGCCGTGACGAGCTACCTGGGCATCGCCCTCACCCCGCTGGTGCAGCTGGTGTACTTCGGCGCGACCTTCGTCATCGGCTATCTGTCCTTCGTGCTGATCGAAAACCGTTTCCGCAAGGCGCGCGCTGGCTTTGGCAAAACCCTGATCGGGCTGATGATCGTGCCGGCGATTGCCTTGTCGCTGTTGCACTCGGCCGGTGACCGGAACGAGGGCTGGCCGAACCGCTTCAATCAGGGCTCGAACAATCTGTTCAACGGTTTGAAAGCGTCGGTGCCGGCCAATCGGGAAGCCTGTCTGGGCGTGAGCGACGGCACCGATCCTGGCTGCATCATGGGCGCCGCACAGGCCAGGCCTCAGGTTCTGTTGATGGGTGATTCCTACTCGAACCATTATTGGGGTTTCATTGAAACACTGGCCAAGGACGCGGGTCTGGCTGTGCTCGCACAGGGATATCCGGCCTGCCTGGCCTTGCCGAACATCTACCTTTACAACTGGTACAAAGCGAAAAACGCGCTGTATCAGAAATGCCACAACGCTGCGCAACGCTACTACGAAATGATCGCCAACGATCATTTCCGCTACGTGATCATCGGGCAGTTCTGGGAGGCCTATCTCACCGATGCCATCGTCACCCGCCTGGAGGATCCGCGCAGTGTCGAACTGTCGCAACAACGCCTCGGCGTCGCGCTCCGCCAAGCCCTGGACATCATCGTCAAGTCCGGCGCAACACCCGTGTTCCTGATGAATACCTTGCCGATGCCAACGGGGATCAACGAGTGTTTGTTGAAACAGGTGAAGTTGCGCGGCTTGCTCGGCAGCGCCGAACAGAGCAATCAGTGCGCCTCGGTGCCTTGGTCAAATGACGAAGATCCGACATTGGCCCGGTTGTTCAGCGAACTGCAGGGCGAGTACCCGAGCCTGATCGTCATCGACCCGAAAAGCCTGCAATGCAAGGATGGCGCTTGCGCGACCACGGTCGATGGCTTGCCGGTTTATCGTGATCTGGGTCACATGACCGATTACGCCTCTTACCGGTTTGGTGAAATGTACCTCAAGCGCTTTGGCAATCCGTTGAAGGGTGCTCAGTGA
- a CDS encoding EAL domain-containing protein, protein MPLTVRPRRKRSTRIIVTLLSGLLPLVLGCLILHSQAQRTLEQSSQETADQAMRQFELMLDNTAQAAHELLPLAGQTCESVKLALREQVTRRPFVRSTNLVWDDNLYCSSLFGDYQEVVNAGDYNQGKLWLMNGNPVTPDTALLVYRLSEGRGGALTTLDGYHLSNILRLIGRQTLLVLQVGDNWLAAEGKVHAGALPALPVAPTTLVSSRYGFSVSAGFAKGETWRYMAAEYPPLFSLLIFFGAVSGAIGHVVQKRSTSPSHEMLRALEAGEFVPYFQPVVHGDSKAWSGAEVLMRWAHPKEGLVRPDLFIPFAEHSGLIVPMTRALMQQTAALLGPLSSTFTAPFHIGINITASHCRDLELVEDCRLFLGAFSPGSISLVLELTERELIEPTEISRRLFEHLHSMGVKIAIDDFGTGHSSLAYLRKFNVDFLKIDQSFVAMIGIDALSRHILDTIIELSAKLDLGIVAEGVETQAQADYLAAHHVDFLQGYLFAKPMPAADFIDALTHR, encoded by the coding sequence ATGCCGTTGACCGTCAGACCCCGCCGCAAACGCAGCACGCGCATCATCGTCACGCTGCTGAGCGGGCTGCTGCCGCTAGTACTCGGCTGCCTGATTCTGCACTCGCAGGCGCAGCGCACGCTGGAACAGAGTTCGCAGGAAACCGCCGATCAGGCCATGCGCCAGTTTGAACTGATGCTCGACAACACCGCCCAGGCGGCACATGAGTTGCTGCCCCTGGCCGGCCAGACTTGCGAAAGCGTCAAGCTTGCCCTGCGTGAACAAGTGACCCGCCGCCCGTTCGTGCGCTCGACCAATCTGGTCTGGGACGACAACCTCTATTGCAGCTCGCTGTTTGGCGACTACCAGGAAGTCGTGAATGCTGGCGACTACAACCAGGGCAAATTATGGCTGATGAACGGCAACCCGGTGACACCGGACACCGCGCTGCTGGTGTATCGACTCAGCGAAGGCCGCGGCGGCGCGTTGACCACGCTGGACGGTTATCACCTGAGCAACATCCTTCGGCTGATCGGACGACAGACGCTGCTGGTTCTACAGGTGGGTGATAACTGGCTGGCGGCTGAGGGCAAAGTCCACGCCGGCGCCCTCCCCGCACTTCCCGTTGCGCCGACGACGCTGGTTTCATCGCGCTACGGGTTTAGCGTCAGCGCCGGTTTCGCCAAAGGTGAGACCTGGCGCTACATGGCTGCTGAGTACCCGCCGTTGTTCAGCCTGCTGATCTTCTTCGGCGCGGTCTCGGGCGCGATCGGCCATGTTGTGCAGAAGCGCTCGACATCACCAAGTCACGAGATGCTTCGCGCGCTGGAGGCGGGTGAGTTCGTCCCCTACTTCCAGCCTGTGGTGCATGGCGACAGCAAGGCCTGGTCGGGGGCCGAGGTGCTGATGCGCTGGGCTCATCCCAAGGAGGGTCTGGTGCGACCGGACCTGTTCATTCCGTTCGCCGAACATTCGGGACTGATCGTGCCAATGACCCGCGCACTGATGCAGCAAACCGCTGCGCTGCTGGGACCGCTGTCATCGACCTTCACTGCACCTTTTCACATTGGCATCAATATCACCGCCAGCCATTGCCGGGACCTGGAGCTGGTGGAGGACTGTCGGCTGTTTCTCGGCGCATTCTCGCCCGGCAGCATCAGCCTGGTGCTTGAATTGACCGAGCGCGAACTTATCGAACCCACCGAGATCAGTCGTCGACTGTTTGAGCACCTGCATTCAATGGGCGTGAAGATCGCCATCGATGACTTCGGCACCGGGCACTCCAGCCTTGCCTACTTGCGCAAATTCAACGTGGACTTTTTGAAAATCGATCAGAGCTTCGTTGCCATGATCGGCATCGACGCGCTATCCCGGCACATACTCGACACGATTATCGAGCTGTCGGCCAAGCTGGATTTGGGTATTGTTGCTGAAGGTGTCGAAACCCAGGCACAGGCCGACTATCTGGCCGCGCATCATGTCGATTTCCT